The window AACAACGATGGAATAGTGTTGCGCTTGAATAATGAACAAATCTCTTTTCAGATCGGCCATGGTTGATGGAGCCCCGCAAAGTTCAGAAACTCCAGGAGAAGATCTACTTTTCTCTGCAGCACATTATGCAGAAGAACCACATGGACGAAGATGCATTGGCTAAGGTAAGACAACCCGTCATATCCGcaaatactttttctttttactcatttaatatgtttttttttttaaacataactttttaaatgtatggTAAGTGAAAACACCTGAAATCCTGTTAATGTTATCGTTATGTGACAACTAGAGGTacaattgaacttttttttttattcgttGCAGTTGCATTTTGTTAAGATTTCCTATTCAAATATGAATTTATTCATAGAATAAGTACATGATGAAATAATTTTCATCAatgcattaatttttttccatttgattgAGAATTCAAAATGTGGATCATTTTTCTTAAAAGCAGAATGCGCATTTGTCTATTTTCGTGGTTCTCATGTTTAACGCAAAGGTCAATGTGCCGCATGCTTGCCTTTATGTCAAATGGGATTTGAACAACCAGTGTGATCTCAGTCACTTTGAGTGCGCTTCCTATCCGATGCCCTGTATAGCAATTGATCTAACTATCTTTCTTTTATCCTCTTCCCTGTCAGCTGATCAGTCGTATCCCAACACTGTCTGCTCTGTGTACGCTCCACACGGAGGAGCTTCAAGCTTTCCAGCAGCTTCATCCAGAAACAGTCAACGTTCTCTTCCCGCCACTCTATAAAGAACTGTTCAATCCAGACCCGAACTCTGCCATGTCCATGCCCAAGTGACTGACTGCCTATTGCGCCATTGCAACAAACTATTTCAGTGGAGGAACAAAAGAATACAAGGACAGCTATGTCTGACAAGACGACATTGGTAATATCTACCAAGTTCACAGCTCCTCTTGTTTCATTTGAGACTGGGGAGGTGAGTGGTCATCCGACACAAACTTACACTTAGCGCCAACAATACGTACTAGGAATGTCCAGCACTTGTCCCATCCTGTTCACCGATACAGTCTGAAGAATGTATATAGAAATGAAACATGCCCCAAGCCACAACCTGAGCAGGGGTTACTTCTTGTCTTCTGACCAGAAATGTacagactttaaaaaaaagaaaattctaaGAACAATTTATACTGTTCGTCTTAAAATATCGGTAcatcaaatttattttacatttgaaaaagaaaaacctttttgttTAGATTTTTTCTCCGAAATGAAGAAATAGTTTTAAAAGGCTGAATGGGGGAGGGAACTGAGGAATTAGAAAAGCTATTGTAGATATTCTCCTAGTACAGAGCAGATTCCAGTATTACTTCTGTTAAAATAAGTTAGTCCTAATTTAAATATACAACAGTCCACCGTGGCTGATTATTCCTTGTCTAAGTGTTTTAATTTTAACGGATACTTTCTTGTGTACAGAATTTGTAAAGTTAAGACTTGTAAAGGAATACTGGGTAAAACTGGGAgttgattttcatttgtttatatatAGAAGCCTTGTCTGGATTTTGTTCATACGTATAGAAGGAACAGCATCCTTCTGATGCAAACATGTAGAGATGTAAAGAAGAACATATGAtggattaacaaaaaaaaagaaatagctaCTTTTCAAGATGGATACGGTAATATTCTATATTGTTGCTGCAATAAGTGAATCCAAAAAGCTGGATTGCTTTTTAACAATCACGGAGAAACAACCAAtatgaaaatgcaatttcaaaatcaaactCATGTCTTTGTCAAGAAAATTCCCATAACCGTGCCCCATATAGTATGACAGGGCACTGACTTCAGGGTGGTGGGAATTTTTTACCACTGGAGAGCAAGATGAGAAATGAAACTTAATCTTAATTTAAGGTAACGTTCTAATCTTCAAAGACCTGAATTACTGCTGTATCTCCTCATCCCTCCCATCACTATTTGCACAATCGAGTCCCTGGACATCCTGGGCCACTCCGGGCTGTGAATATGAAGGAACCCAGTGAGCAATAACTTTTATcctgccttcttttttttttttttttaatctttaagaTTTCCTTTTCTGTTGTTTGGAACAGGGTAGCAATTTCTACTAAAATGCACTATATTAGAAGGTACTAAATTCCATCACAGGCTGTTTTTAGTGTTTTAGCAAGACACAAAATGGGCTGTGGTTAGAATATACACAGAGCACTGGTTGCCAGATATGAACAAAAATCATTCTAAATACCAATGATCACTTCGTAAATGAAAACGTACACAGAAAAACGTGATAGACAATCAATCAGCTTTGCTTTTTGTTAGCAGTTACATATTTATTAGCACTTACAAATggacgttttgtttttaattgttctGCCTTAATATTGGTTTAACTTCAATTTGGCCGCTGAGTAACAAATGCACACTGAATTTTCCAAGGCAAGGACACTTGCATGGAAAGTACAGAGTCGGCTTGAAAGGTCTGTGCAGTCCTGCTTTTAGCCACTAGATGCTCCGTATGCATTATTTTTGGTCAGGAATGACAAGGCCTCACCTAAATTAATTGTTAGTATTGGCACCAATTTAGGAAAGCATTTCAATAAATTATTGTACAAGTGTTTCAATTATGTGCACACAAAAATTTTTGACATTTGCTGAAATTTCAATACTGTTCTTTCTTACACAGTGGCCAAATGTAATGCTTGCTGTACGCATGGACATTGTTATTTGTTAAATGAATTCAATAAATATGGATTTAGTTGATTCAACCTCTCACCCCACAACCCAGATCAGTGGCCAGTGACTCTGTAAGACAATCAATCACTTGCTCATTAAGGCTTGATGCACTACATAGCATCTCTCAGGGAGCAAGTCTTTTCTGACTTTGCATTAGAAGAGGGTTTCATATTTTTGCAAATTTATGAGAACAAAagtttttaatgaaaatagGAATACTTTTTGCGATAAAAAGCAGCATATGATAGCAATGGAATCTGCCCAGACAAGGCTTTGAttagtgtgtgcgcgcgtgcgtgcgtgtacaGGGCATGAATTCACTGTCCAAATCTTATGTCCAGATTATATGATAAGCATGGTGACGTATAGCACAAGGAGAGCTCTAATTGCTCCATATCAGTGTGCTCTTGTCATCACTTGCGTTCACTTATGTTTACTGCTTATTTTGCTGCTTATGGGACCATGTGGGAAGTTCACTGGCAAACTGTGAATCATGCAACATCACAACGCTGGACAGTGAATTCCAACTCTGAAGTTTTTGTgtgagatgtttttattttcccttgtTAGACTGTGAATCAGAGAGGTGGGATGGGGTTGTGAGAGGATGTGCTGGCAAAAACGAGTGGTAACATAACACTGTAAGTAAGACACTGTAGCAATAAGAACTGGAGGCATTTACTACTGCCATGTTTGCATTgtaagattattttttattttattactattTACTGTTATTATTGTTCTTATTATGTCTACTATTCTCTATTACTATTAGCCTATTGTTGTTCTGTTCTATTTGCATGACGTTTCATtgcaatgaaacattttgggcATATTGGTGTTTTGTCACCCTTCTGGGAGGGATAAATGGCAGGGTGGGTTTAAAACGGGATCCAGAATTAAGTCAGCTCTAAGTGATTTTCCAACAATATGAAGGActtctaaataaaatattattatttatacacaAGGAATTTAAGAAATACTGTTCAACTGGgtgaaaattcttttttttttgttttttttctggaaccTTTGAATGTGTGAGTTGCTATCACCAGTCAGTGAACGGCCCATTCTGTACTGGCCTTATTGAACCGGATCAGAGACTCTTACGCGCATGCTGTGGGGGGAGGCAAACTTTTCTGAATGTTATGGAGTCTGTTTGTTCAGTGTGAGGGACTGAACTCAATACGCCTTTACCACTCCATcaacacagacaaaaacagtacatTTGAAAACGCACAATAAAACTAGTCAACATGATGGCTCTGACAAAATGCACAGACATTTTAATAcacttgttttttaaattacatttccTACACGTTGTCCAAGACACTAACTACACCCATGAAACCGTCCTTACCTTTCTTAAAAAGAacccgagtgtgtgtgtgtgtgtgtgtgtgtgtgtgtgtgtgtgtgtgtgtgtgtgtgtgtgtgtgagagagagagagagacggaggGAGATACAGTGAGACTGAGACAATGTTTTGTCTACCGATGCTTTTTAAACTTTCTCGATGCATTACACATGCGTGCAATTCAAATAGTGTTGAAAattgttaatttattttttagaatgTCTGCGTACAAGCAAgagcaaatcaaatcaaatgtagCAATCTGTAAACAATACCTATAAAAAAGGTATTTGGCCTTACGGAATCTGTTTTACACAGgactaacaaaacaaaattaaaaaaaaattctacatACAAAAGGAAatctttccttttgtttttaaagtgccATAGCTAGTGAGAAGAGGAATGATTGGAAGTGAGACGTAGATGCTTTACTGTCTTGAGTTCACTTGTGAAACCAATCATAAAAAGAGTAAACTCAagaaaaatgtgcatttgaaTACACTGGCAAacagtttttacatttgatgcTTTCTTCATTTGGTCATCTAGGACTCTGCAGGACTCTGAGCTCTGACTATCAATCCATGAGCGCCTCTgtacaaacattttctttttcacatcAGAATGATATTATGCGTATGCGTGAATGCATgtatacatttgcatttaattgtgTCGTAGACACCCACGTTACGGATTAGAATGGGTTGAAGTTCAGAGCTATGCAGGGCCCTTTACTGAGTCCTCCTTtgatatgtgtgtatatataatgTGAAGGTCTGAAGTGATTTTGTTAAATTCTATATTTTATCGCTTTTGTAGACATTTTGttgtgggaagaaaaaaaaatacaataaattttATGGGTGAAATTCTGCCTCGTTTTTCTTTcgtacacatgcacacgaTTGCTTATTTGAGCACTTGTATAACCGCTGTGTGTAATGGCTAACGCACAGATATTTTACCAGAGTTGTCTGTGCAAAAGCTGCAATATCAGcacgtcatttttttccccctgcttCAAGGGATAAAAGTAACATGATGCTTTTAGCCTAGACGTTATTTACTCCCTCATCCTCTTGTTCTGTTTCCCCTGGTGTAGGTTCTGCCTCACCGCTGTTCTTGCATGTGTCCAGATGCCTCCTTAAAGCTGAACAAGAGATACATCAATAAGCGACATGTCGCTTCAATATCATAGTCATTAGCACAAGAAAGAGAATACTGACAGGGCTTAGAGGAAGTCCATGCTTCCATCATGAATAATTTGGTTTGATTTGTTATAGAAATCTTGGAGAGGACataagaggaggaagaggaaacaCAACGTACCTTTGAAATATCAAAACAACTGTGactgtatgtttgtgtgtttgtttgctgcacttgtttgtttttgagcaCAGTTCCTTTCCGAGCAAGTTATCCTCTAGATGCTGGTCTCGTGTCTACCCAGAGACATTAATTAATAGCTAATCAAAGCTAATGTCTCAGCAGCACATTGCCAGCACAAAGACATGATTAATACGTAATCAAAGGCGATGCAGCGCAAACGCACAAAGCAGAAGCCACCCCCAGCCACCCCGCCTCGAACACCACAGTTGTTATAGAAATAAACGAACGCTCGCAGCTTAATTAGCTGGCTGTTGATATGTGTTGTCTTCATTTGAAGTTGTTGGGGATTTATCTCAGAGCCAACTTTGGCCTCCTGAGTGACAACATTGAGGTGACAGTGCATTAATACATGCAACTCTTATTTTATCACACATTGTCTCCTTCTCtgattttaaatccaaaagcTCTAACCTGAGAGGCCCAATGTGTGGCAGCAAGCACCGCATGAGTGCTTTTGCAGAAAAGCATTGATGGCAGATTCTCCAAGATTGTCCGGGCCAAATAACATCTCGCCCCTGCTGCTACTGTGCAAGGAACAGAGACAGCAGTAAAGATGACAATTATGTTTTAAGTCAAACTTGCGTGAGACAACCTCCGCAGAACTTGAGCTAAATTAAGTTCAAGCTGTTGTAATACCTGTGCATATCTGCCATAATGACTGTTGGATCTGTCAGCTCCTCACCGACTCCTGTCATATGAAATATACACAATTCACAAAACGTTAAGGGTGCTGCCTTTCGGCTGAACTTTCTGGATGAACTTGGATGGACTATAACCTTTTCAAATGAACTTAATTTGACCTTCTCTAAAATTTTGAATCCACATGTCCACCTGGTAAACATCACCATGACTTTCTGTACCCCCTCCAGTCTCCCTGTATCTTTTCCTCAAACTAATGGTGACATTTAAAGCTCAGTGGCTACTTTCCTTTGAGAACATCATGTTAGAAGACTCCTGACGGCAAGATACTTTTGTTCAATTGTTCAGTGGCATCTTAAACTCAGAATACTTTAATTGAACTGGGAAGTTTACTTTAAATTTATTCAGGCTCTTGTTAGAGAACAGCAAGTTGTGAAAGTTAGAGTGCATTCAACTATAGCTACTATATTACATTACTATATGTGACAAACACTTAAAGGTTAGTGAGACCCACCCACCTTGTACATCAAGCACCAGCATTTCTCTGCATGAGTACTCATAGGTCCAGTGTGAGAAGGCGAGGAGTAGCTCTTCCAGTGAACAGGAAGGTGTGATCTCCTCtcctgtgttgttgttgtacttTTGGAAGTTCCCGGACATGTTTCTTTCAATAGTCAGCCACTGGCCATTTGTATGCCAAAGGACCAATGATACGTCCAGAAATCTGGCAACATGACAAATTAATACAGAATTAATGGTGTGTAAAAGTGCAAGTAAAATCCCACTGCTACACATACTTTGGTGAATGTTGAATGTTAGGAGGTTTGATCTGGTTAAACACTTGCATCATCCTGTGTGCTGCCCTCTGCTGCTGAATCTCCTTTAAATACAGACACAGAATGTCACGTTAAAAATGGCAATGGACAATCGCAGGTGATTACTAGCTGAAAGTAGTACTCCTGTCACGGTCAACAAACCAGAAAGGAATGTAAATGGCCCAATTTGCCTCCAATTGGTAGTCTAAATTATTTTGTACCTTTCAGACATTATGAACTCACCCTCAAACAAAGCTGCAGCGCTGTGCTACCGGAAAAGTACTTCTGCCATGCAGACACCACTTCTGGTCTGAAGGCTTTCACCACATACACCATCCCAGGAATAAGCACATCCTGTTCGGCCCACGTGCATAGCACCCTGCAGCCCTGCCGCAGGCCTCCATCCAGTGATCCCTCTTCACTCGGGAGGGGCTGAAGCATTGCAGACAGGCCCCGTGAGGACCATGATGAGACTGTGCTGGATTCAGGGTCAGCCTGTGAGTGAACTTCCTCCAGGGAGTAAATGCTCACCTCTTCACCACCTACAAGAAATTAGAGAGCAAATGTAAGTGGAGGGAATAAATATTAGGATAATGTATCCTAGTTGATCTGTTTGAGCATCTAAAATTAAAAACCAGAAATGATTTGATGTGGATTGCATCAAAATGGGTACCCAGAATGGAAACAGGAGTAAATGGGATTGTGTGAGCCAGTCGCATCAGATTGTTCCTTTCCATGGCTGTTCacatacacaaaaacaaacaaatttaaTAAGGACATAATTATACTAACAATAGCTGTATTATGGGTGTAGAAGACAGGATACGTAAAATATTGTATATTATAGTAAATTCATTTCATTAATACCTGAATAATGTGAATACAACAAATCCGTGGACTGGAATGAGGAACTACCTGAAAATATGTCAGGACAGTAATTTCATGCTGTACAACTATTTTACACACatactatatataatataatataatataatataatataataatcttATTTCACAATTACCTTCCACAGCAATAGCACTCTGCAGTCTGGAGTAGGCATATACAAATTTAGGGTTGTTGATTTAATGATCCATATATACTGTGGTCAGCCAAAAAAGGACAGTCAGACTTACGAAGATCTGCGACTCATTGATTTTGTCCAGCTGCTCCATGCTGAATGAGTGGGGCTCAAAGGATCCTGAATGATATATAGTCCCCCAAAGTATAAAATAATGTCTACTGATACGTTTGGTTAGATTTACGGTACCTGATAAGAACACACTTGCTTCTGCAAATCCAAGGGTtcaaaatctttaaaaaaatgtaacaacaaaaaacattttaaacaataaCATTCGACAACCAGTTTATGTGCTACACTGTGGCAAACACTTGCTGGCTGAGAGCTAAAATTAAGTATGCACtcaatttattcttttaaaaagTCCAATCGGTGCTTACTAAGGTGACTGAGGCTAGTTGAAGCTGACCAGCATGCAGGTTCTCCTTTCAATTTTTGCCATCTTTTCCAGCAAGCATCAGACAAAAATATATGCATGGTTCCCtattgaaagtaaaaaaaaaaaaagaacaacaacataaGAGAATCGTTTTAAGTGCATGTACTAGGAAAAGACATTACAATAATACTGTAGtcaataattaattattaCAATATTGTAGTATTACAATAttaccaaaaacaaacactcttACGTTGGCTGGGCTGCTTTCTTGTATTTTGACAATCTTTCTATTTGGGGTTTTCCTTCTGTTCAAGGCTTGGGGGAAGTCAGATGACTTAGACCACTCTGCAGAACAAATTATTACAGACACTCAGACCAAATTATTCAAAAAGGATttcaaataattaataaaatgcaCCGAATTGGGATTACTATGTTCTCTCACGAGTATTTTGTGAAATGCTGGTCTAGAAACACAAGAAGAAATGTGCAGACTAAAATGTTAAATGAGACGTGTCACATCTTACAGTCAAATGTCTTGGAACATTagttcaaacattttaaatgacaataGTACCTCTGCTCCTGCTCCACTGTAACGATGTGTCATCTCTGAAATTTCTTTTACCACCTTGCTTGTTCAGTACTTTGTTAAGAAAAGGAAACGATTCCCCCCGTGGAATTTGGGATCTTCCAAAGAAAGTCATATTCTCCACACTGGATGACAAGGATCTGCAGTAGCCATAAGGGTGGTCTCTTGACAGATAGCCCGACCTTGGAGACTTTACAAAAGGTCTGCTCACGGAATGCAGTTGGGTGTCATCCTGACGGAAGATGCAATTTTCAAAATCTTTCGTGACTTTTCCAGGGTCAGAAAGAACATTGCTGGTACTAGGTCTCAATACTTCTAAATTGGAAAGATGATCACGCACTCTGGACTCATCCACTATCTGTTCATCTTCACTGCCTTGATCTTTCTCCTCTTCCATGTCAATTTCCTCACGATTCGGGTACAGGTGTGGATCACAGCTCCACACCTTATAATGTGGTGACTCCAGTCCGCCGTCAGCAATCTTGAAAGAAAGAGGAGACCCACAGGGGGATGTTCCACGTGACTCATAAGGTGTCTGATCAGTGAAACCACTCAGATGGTTTTCAACTCCATGAAGGTGCAAAACTGATGTACTTCGAGAGACACCCACATACAACTCACGAGGATGGTGAGCATCAGGCAACTGTAATTcataaggaaagaaaaaaaaaatcagttgcaGAGTTGAGAGTTGCAGAAAGATTACAAGATACCTCTTTTTCTCCCTCTTCCATTTGTCCTTCCCCTTCTCCCCTACTCCCTCTGATTCCCAGATGAGACTCCTGTGGTGCATGTCTAAGAATGTAGCCTTTGATCAACGAAGGAGGAGTACTTTTACAAGACTTGCACATCAGTCGTCTCGTATTTGACACATCATCCTCCGAGCCACCTCTGTGCAGAGTCCAGCTGTGAGGAAGGACGTGTTGGGATGTTTGGAGTAGTTGGGACTGAGCCAGGCGAGCCTCCTCTTGATGTAGATTGTCAGAGGCAGAGAGCAAGGTCAGTGTGTCCACAGCCAGTGCTGATAGGTCCTGAAGTTGACCCAGCTGAGAGTCCAGTTTCGTGAGATTGTCCTGAATGATGTTGACCTTCTCTGAGACTTCCCCCACCATTGTGCACATCTCTTCGGCTCTATTTGAACacatattgtaaaaataagtCTCTAGCGCTCTATAGCAGTACGTCAATGCTTTtctaaattggaaaaaaaaaagagttgtaTTATAATCATTATAATAAATGTAGCTTAAATGGCTAGTTTtggaaataaatttaaaaaaaagttcctgTTGTGGCACAGAAAGAAATACATTATCTTGAAATTTGTGACAAGCTTTCGTGGGCCTCAAGTTTCACAAATGAGCACTAAAGCAACATAGAATATGGTAcaaattgtcaaaataaaatatggcacaaacaatgatttCCGTGAGACAAAACAATTCAGAGTAGCAATACAACCTGTCTGCTGTGAGTCTGATTCTGTTCATCTGACTGCTGTGGAGATCTTGATTCTTCTCATAGAGGTAGGCCTGTACACATTTCTCCTCAAATTCATGGAGCTTCTTGCGGTCATCACGGGCTAAATAGAGCTCTGGCAAAAGCATGTTCAACCAGAAAAGACACTGTAGTACGTACTACACACTTCATACTCAATAATAAGAAATGTatccatatttaaaaataatttaatgaaaATTATATGTAGACAAACTCACTAAGTCCAGAGCTTCTTTCATCTCCCTCAGCATTTCCATTAAGTCGCTTGTAAATGGCTCGCAAACCAAAAGTCACGTGACTGAGGAAAATTAGGGGAGGAGGCAGCCACGGTCTGTCCTGATAGGTCATTATGTAGCGATAGCGGTTGTACTTCCACAACTTATTGGATGTCGATGCCATATCAAAGTAGATGTTGCTGCCAACAAAAAGACATTCTAAAGGTTAAAAAGTATCTCTCGATATTCAAACTTTAGGTTGGACATATTTTTTGCTGAGGCACTCActtaaaaaatgcaatgagAATGTTGACCATGATTATGTACTGAAAAAACATATAGACAGCTTGAAGGAATGCCGTGAGAAAGGAGGCAGGAGCACATGGTTGACCATCATCACAAGCTgttaacacaaacacacacattaaaacCATCCCCTGATCgacccccaacacacacacacacacacacacacacacacacacacacacacacacacacacacacacacacacacacacacacacacacacacacacacacacacacacacacacacacacacacacacacacacacacacacacaactgaaCCACTAACGATCTATCTCTGATGCGTAGACCTCTCCATAGATCATCCAGTAAGGCTGGAACACAACATCACGAGCTAAACTCCATGACGGGTCCTCATCTGGTGACAGGATAGCCTTCCTGGATACCCCAAAACTCAGCAGTACAATTGCCATCATCACCACAATGAAGAACATGTTCGAGGTCTGGatggaaagagagaaagaaacgGACAAATAGTGATTAACAAAACATTGTACTTTTGAAATTAATGTACATTACCCTCATACATACCATTTTGGTGATCATTGTGAGGTAAGGACCAGCATGTTGATTGACAGCCAGTAGATCCATCACCCTGACAAACCAAAATATAATGTCCAGACAGTAGGCCAACCGTCCAACTGTCCGATATGGATCAGCGTGCCAACGCATCACCAAAGCAAACAGGAAGAGTACGATGGCAAGGAAGTCAGATAAGTTCCAGTACTCTGAGAACCAAATCTTCAGTTTCTGACTCAGCTTCCTTGGTTCTGACATTAACACCTGATAAGGGGTAAGTGACAATTATTAATAATCAAAGTAGcacattttatcattttacaCTTTGGTGTTCTCACCTCTCTGGTTTTCTCCACTGCTGTAgtcaatatatataaaatgaccAACCACTCTTGAACACCTGGTTGATCGTCCATCTTCACTAAGATGGTGTAGGAGAATAACATCAGGAAGGCTATGTATGATATCTGTGGTGGACACAGTTACGGGAAGATGAAGAGAT is drawn from Syngnathus acus chromosome 9, fSynAcu1.2, whole genome shotgun sequence and contains these coding sequences:
- the trpm6 gene encoding transient receptor potential cation channel subfamily M member 6 isoform X1, with protein sequence MSYKSWIEETFSKRECVKFIPSSRDLHRCIPVCQVCQNLIRCCCGRLMVEHSWQEAPPPTFFTGPEQDVSEDWSLELHTRASPTNAYGTIAFQDSAARVCRAKFVRVAVDSKPEALLQLMLREWQMDRPKLLLTVHGGSENFSLPPKVKQAFTKGLITAARSTGAWILTDGINTGVSKYVGEAVKSFGGHNLRKRNTIGLTSWGVIDNNTDLIGRDVFRPYQPLGNPLSKRAYLNSFHSHFLLVDDGTLGKFGCQEGLRKKLEKHIQLLKIHTRLNQRVPMACVVVEGGPAIVSTVLDYVSSNPPVPVFVFEGSGRAADLFAFLHKHTDTDRQLAADIREGFLVRIGEVFGVDRKEASHLCSLLLECMDHRQSITIFDSESEDQMAPDAAILNTILKGTKASAAEQLSMTLAWDRADIAQKNVLVYGQHWQVGSLEQAMLDALMMDRVSFVKLLIDNGMTMSHFLTVDRLEELYNMPQVQTDQFLHHLVEDVKQTSLPLGYRLSIIDMGLVIEYLIGGAYRSTYTRKHFRTAYNRLQNKEGRRVSTSFLSEQKMGIRSKSQWSGSPQDPHFFRTAQPYKRKDQNVLRGTSEKAVWNPGLCEAPLVFSFNFNDVFVWAVLQQRQQMALFLWQHGEESLARAAVACKLYRSMAFKARQSSMDDHIAERFKAYSLEFGQLAVNVLDCAFRQNEKMAMKLLTSEMEAWSHFTCLQIAVSSSHRPFVSHSCTQTLLTDLWTGPLNMRKNSYLKIILSLLLPPAILLLEFKSKAEMCHVPQSHEAIIFGRDTLKSGETLDETHMAKKDAEHGLTSQDRRLGSRWEGLFPILLHMVSWMTRLYEFYTAPVVKFWFHTISYIAFLMLFSYTILVKMDDQPGVQEWLVILYILTTAVEKTREVLMSEPRKLSQKLKIWFSEYWNLSDFLAIVLFLFALVMRWHADPYRTVGRLAYCLDIIFWFVRVMDLLAVNQHAGPYLTMITKMTSNMFFIVVMMAIVLLSFGVSRKAILSPDEDPSWSLARDVVFQPYWMIYGEVYASEIDPCDDGQPCAPASFLTAFLQAVYMFFQYIIMVNILIAFFNNIYFDMASTSNKLWKYNRYRYIMTYQDRPWLPPPLIFLSHVTFGLRAIYKRLNGNAEGDERSSGLKLYLARDDRKKLHEFEEKCVQAYLYEKNQDLHSSQMNRIRLTADRAEEMCTMVGEVSEKVNIIQDNLTKLDSQLGQLQDLSALAVDTLTLLSASDNLHQEEARLAQSQLLQTSQHVLPHSWTLHRGGSEDDVSNTRRLMCKSCKSTPPSLIKGYILRHAPQESHLGIRGSRGEGEGQMEEGEKELPDAHHPRELYVGVSRSTSVLHLHGVENHLSGFTDQTPYESRGTSPCGSPLSFKIADGGLESPHYKVWSCDPHLYPNREEIDMEEEKDQGSEDEQIVDESRVRDHLSNLEDDTQLHSVSRPFVKSPRSGYLSRDHPYGYCRSLSSSVENMTFFGRSQIPRGESFPFLNKVLNKQGGKRNFRDDTSLQWSRSREWSKSSDFPQALNRRKTPNRKIVKIQESSPANGTMHIFLSDACWKRWQKLKGEPACWSASTSLSHLNFEPLDLQKQVCSYQDPLSPTHSAWSSWTKSMSRRSSLQSAIAVEGSSSFQSTDLLYSHYSAMERNNLMRLAHTIPFTPVSILGGEEVSIYSLEEVHSQADPESSTVSSWSSRGLSAMLQPLPSEEGSLDGGLRQGCRVLCTWAEQDVLIPGMVYVVKAFRPEVVSAWQKYFSGSTALQLCLREIQQQRAAHRMMQVFNQIKPPNIQHSPKFLDVSLVLWHTNGQWLTIERNMSGNFQKYNNNTGEEITPSCSLEELLLAFSHWTYEYSCREMLVLDVQGVGEELTDPTVIMADMHSSSRGEMLFGPDNLGESAINAFLQKHSCGACCHTLGLSALRRHLDTCKNSGEAEPTPGETEQEDEGVNNV